From a region of the Sebastes umbrosus isolate fSebUmb1 chromosome 10, fSebUmb1.pri, whole genome shotgun sequence genome:
- the LOC119495744 gene encoding uncharacterized protein LOC119495744 — MPQSKDQNGNFPEKNMDRQVAKCLKALSTEEVCHWFTSIGLQKCLPFIREVKLCGADIASVDVNTLDILHIATLEDREQLLSAIYNELHPPSTSTQRLNSLLESLGPNNVETFTATLVSMSKSKSAPHVSCLSMNRRSLKLRNNSPNYTTQRNSQLIEITINASERIVHLRTPKETTVAKIMDSCIKMLGVTEDKSLFILKEKKGSSEELAPDQQIGSLLTSENRQLELHLCKTDKSSGTASQNDPEVNSSNENSNINKNVQVNQPAKEERIRELNQQVDSLQNVILQVQELHHGLVAFCSEIKNMDGDVDVDELGSAELKQRLESVKSRLDDKRQSLQTLRDNINNATAHRKKQLDVRLLEKMKLNCQVFKEEISMVHLNRQVAHLQNALQESYVKEKARKKSLAIGSLSQLVSPQSPAMLLVVQENHNRDGHYGFTWRYREGSGLVVVKVDNSHLCVEDRLVEVNGVPVVDSTQEELTDILLQGPSAKIVVLRQPPPTPTSQQHPLVLQRIVNPDPMQTICPERDVVTMETPARRKVMAI, encoded by the exons ATGCCTCAGTCTAAGGATCAGAATGGAAACTTCCCTGAGAAG AACATGGACAGGCAAGTGGCCAAATGTCTTAAGGCTCTGAGCACAGAGGAAGTCTGCCATTGGTTTACCAGTATTGGACTGCAGAAATGTCTTCCTTTCATCAGag AGGTAAAACTGTGTGGAGCAGACATAGCTTCTGTGGATGTGAACACTCTAGACATCCTCCATATCGCCACGCTGGAAGATAGGGAGCAGCTACTGTCGGCCATTTATAATGAGCTGCACCCTCCCAGCACCAGCACCCAGAGACTCAACTCTCTGCTCG AATCCTTGGGCCCTAACAATGTTGAGACATTCACTGCAACATTAGTGTCAATGAGCAAATCTAAGTCGGCTCCTCATGTGAGCTGCCTGAGCATGAATCGGCGTTCCCTCAAGCTCAG AAACAACAGCCCAAACTACACGACACAGAGGAATTCTCAACTGATAGAGATTACTATTAATG CATCAGAGCGGATAGTTCATCTCAGAACCCCAAAGGAAACAACAGTGGCAAAAATCATGGATTCATGCATCAAAATGTTGGGAGTGACAGAAGATAAGAGCCTCTTCAtactgaaagaaaagaaag GTTCATCAGAGGAGCTTGCACCCGATCAGCAGATTGGGAGCCTACTGACATCAGAGAACAGACAATTGGAGCTGCACTTGTGTAAAACG GACAAGTCATCAGGTACTGCTTCACAAAATGATCCAGAAGTCAACAGCTCTAATGAGAACAGCAACATCAACAAAAATGTCCAGGTGAACCAGCCAGCTAAGGAAGAGAGGATCAGGGAGCTAAACCAACAGGTGGACTCGCTACAAAATGTCATCCTGCAG GTCCAGGAGCTCCACCACGGCCTGGTAGCGTTTTGCTCAGAGATAAAGAACATGGATGGAGATGTGGATGTAGACGAACTGGGCTCTGCTGAGCTGAAGCAGAGGCTGGAGTCGGTTAAAAGCCGACTGGATGACAAGAGGCAGAGCCTGCAGACCCTCAGAGACAACATTAACAACGCCACTGCTCACAGGAAGAA ACAGTTGGACGTTCGTCTCTTGGAAAAGATGAAACTGAACTGCCAAGTGTTCAAGGAGGAAATTTCCATGGTGCATCTCAACCGGCAGGTGGCTCACCTCCAAAATGCTTTGCAAGAAAGCTATGTTAAG GAGAAAGCTCGGAAAAAGAGTCTGGCCATTGGTAGCCTGAGCCAGCTGGTGTCACCGCAGTCTCCCGCCATGCTGCTGGTTGTACAGGAGAACCACAATCGTGATGGCCATTATGGCTTCACGTGGCGCTACAGAGAAGGCAGCGGACTAGTGGTGGTCAAAGTGGACAACTCTCACCTGTGTGTGGAAGACAG ACTGGTGGAGGTGAACGGTGTGCCGGTGGTCGACTCCACACAGGAAGAGCTGACTGACATCCTGCTGCAGGGACCCAGCGCTAAAATTGTTGTCCTTCGTCAGCCCCCGCCAACCCCCACCTCCCAGCAGCACCCTCTGGTCCTGCAGCGCATCGTCAACCCCGATCCCATGCAAACAATCTGCCCAGAAAGGGATGTGGTCACCATGGAAACCCCTGCGCGACGGAAGGTGATGGCCATCTGA